Proteins co-encoded in one Ensifer sp. PDNC004 genomic window:
- a CDS encoding DeoR family transcriptional regulator, whose protein sequence is MVSRKTARIIQLADALSGRRVLHLRDAAALLGVSEMTIRRDVADNPGQFAFLGGHIVPASEIEGDAPYELAREADSHAAAKREACVHATRHIRPDETIFIDCGTTLEYLVDLIPENYSITAVCYSLNVAEKLTHKPNVRIVMLGGVYHPSSASFSGNSGLETLDSLGINVAFLSAAGVDPARGATCVHFHEVSVKQKVISLARESHLVVDLSKIGKLKPAFFAPICVFRSIITEEGETQLPGL, encoded by the coding sequence ATGGTCAGCCGCAAGACAGCCCGCATCATCCAGCTCGCCGATGCCCTTTCAGGACGGAGAGTCCTGCACTTGCGCGACGCCGCGGCCCTACTTGGCGTCTCGGAAATGACGATCCGGCGCGACGTTGCCGACAATCCCGGCCAGTTCGCCTTTCTCGGCGGACATATCGTCCCGGCGTCTGAGATCGAAGGCGACGCGCCCTATGAGCTGGCACGTGAGGCCGACAGCCACGCGGCCGCCAAGCGCGAGGCCTGCGTCCACGCGACGCGCCACATCCGCCCGGACGAGACGATCTTCATTGATTGCGGCACCACGCTCGAATATCTCGTCGACCTCATTCCCGAGAATTATTCAATAACGGCAGTATGTTACTCCCTGAACGTGGCGGAGAAGCTGACCCATAAGCCGAATGTCCGGATCGTCATGCTTGGTGGCGTCTATCATCCCTCGTCGGCGTCCTTCTCCGGTAACTCCGGTCTGGAGACGCTCGATTCGCTCGGCATCAACGTCGCCTTCCTTTCAGCCGCCGGCGTCGACCCGGCGCGTGGCGCGACCTGTGTCCATTTCCACGAAGTTTCGGTGAAGCAGAAGGTCATCTCGCTGGCGCGCGAGAGCCATCTGGTCGTCGATCTCAGCAAGATCGGCAAGCTGAAGCCGGCTTTTTTCGCGCCAATCTGCGTTTTTCGCTCTATCATCACCGAAGAGGGCGAAACGCAGCTGCCGGGCCTGTGA
- the deoC gene encoding deoxyribose-phosphate aldolase — MEDLAVKTGAPKAAHSPAAGHNWPRNNGIDLDLGWVLDQRVNLSAAERRVATLPGRRTVKKDAQAAWLLKAVTCIDLTTLNGDDTTERVKRLCAKARQPVRQDLLDALGMGGRGITTGAVCVYHRFVSTAVEALDGSGIPVAAVSTGFPAGLIPHDVKLREIEASVADGAKEIDIVITREHVLTGNWQALYDEMRDFRAACGDAHVKAILATGDLKTLRNVARASLVCMMAGADFIKTSTGKEGVNATLLVTLIMLRMIRAYQEQTGLKVGYKPAGGISAAKDILNYQFLMKDELGREWLEPDLFRIGASSLLADIERQLEHHVTGAYSALNRHPIG; from the coding sequence TTGGAAGACCTTGCTGTGAAAACTGGCGCGCCGAAGGCCGCGCATTCGCCGGCGGCGGGCCATAACTGGCCGCGCAACAACGGCATCGATCTGGATCTTGGCTGGGTGCTGGATCAGCGCGTCAACCTGTCGGCCGCCGAGCGTCGCGTTGCGACGCTGCCCGGTCGCCGCACGGTGAAGAAGGACGCGCAGGCCGCCTGGCTTTTGAAGGCCGTCACCTGCATCGACCTCACGACGCTCAATGGCGACGATACGACGGAGCGCGTCAAGCGCCTCTGCGCCAAGGCGCGCCAGCCGGTGCGCCAGGATTTGCTCGATGCGCTCGGCATGGGCGGCCGTGGCATCACGACGGGCGCTGTCTGCGTCTATCATCGTTTCGTCTCGACCGCCGTCGAGGCGCTGGATGGGTCCGGTATCCCCGTTGCTGCCGTCTCCACCGGCTTCCCGGCCGGTCTTATCCCGCATGACGTCAAGTTGCGCGAGATCGAGGCTTCCGTTGCCGATGGCGCCAAGGAAATCGATATCGTCATCACCCGCGAGCATGTGCTGACCGGCAACTGGCAGGCGCTCTATGACGAGATGCGCGACTTCCGCGCCGCCTGCGGTGACGCCCATGTGAAGGCTATCCTTGCGACCGGCGACCTGAAGACGCTGCGCAACGTCGCGCGCGCGTCGCTCGTCTGCATGATGGCCGGCGCCGACTTCATCAAGACTTCGACCGGCAAGGAAGGCGTCAATGCGACGCTGCTGGTAACGCTCATCATGCTGCGCATGATCCGCGCCTATCAGGAGCAGACCGGCCTCAAGGTCGGCTACAAGCCGGCCGGCGGCATCTCGGCCGCCAAGGACATCTTGAACTACCAGTTCCTGATGAAGGACGAGCTTGGCCGTGAATGGCTCGAGCCGGATCTCTTCCGCATCGGCGCATCGAGCCTGCTTGCCGATATCGAACGTCAGCTCGAACACCACGTTACCGGCGCCTACTCGGCCCTCAACCGTCACCCGATTGGATGA
- a CDS encoding aldehyde dehydrogenase family protein gives MTVARYFDEMSYGPAPEADTEARQWLARHKGEFGHFINGAFVASASGKTFETNEPATGKLLAKIALGGAKDVDDAVAAARKAQGPWAKLPGHARARHLYALARMIQRHARLIAVVEAIDNGKPIRETRDIDVPLAARHFYHHAGWAQLQESEFADQLPVGVVGQVIPWNFPFLMLAWKVAPALALGNTVILKPAEFTPLTALLFAELAAAAGLPAGVLNVVTGEGETGALIVEHSDIDKIAFTGSTEVGRLIRERTAGTGKSLTLELGGKSPFIVFDDADIDGAVEGVVDAIWFNQGQVCCAGSRILVQEGVAPLFYERLKRRMQTLRVGHPLDKAIDMAAIVAPVQLQRIEDLVAKGVAEGAALHQPKIELPKGGSFYPPTLLTGVQPTSIVATEEIFGPVAVSMTFRTPEEAIQLANHTRYGLAASVWSETIGLALHVAAKLAAGVVWVNATNLFDASAGFGGKRESGFGREGGREGCYEYLKPKAWLGRKLRPAVAEPVLKPVAGDFAMPDVDRTAKLFIGGKQARPDGNYNRNVLSPKGKVLGEVGEGNRKDIRNAVVAAQAASAWSSATTHNRAQILYYIAENLSGRAGEFADRIANMTGASSANAKAEVEASIARLFTYGAWADKYEGAIHQPPLRGVALAIPEAIGVVGVVCPPEAPLLGMISLVAPLIATGNRVVVVPSEQHPLAATDFYTVLETSDVPAGVVNIVTGSTIELAKTLASHNDVDALWAFGSVELSTLVEKLSVGNLKRTFVDYGKATNWLDREAAEGPAYLRRATDVKNIWIPYGE, from the coding sequence ATGACTGTCGCAAGGTATTTTGACGAAATGTCCTATGGTCCAGCACCCGAGGCCGACACCGAAGCCCGTCAGTGGCTGGCGCGCCACAAAGGCGAGTTCGGCCACTTCATCAATGGCGCCTTCGTCGCTTCCGCATCCGGCAAGACCTTCGAGACCAACGAGCCGGCAACTGGCAAGCTGCTTGCCAAGATCGCGCTCGGCGGTGCCAAGGACGTCGACGACGCGGTTGCCGCTGCCCGCAAGGCGCAAGGCCCCTGGGCAAAGCTGCCGGGCCATGCCCGCGCCCGCCATCTCTATGCACTCGCCCGTATGATCCAGCGCCACGCGCGCCTGATCGCGGTCGTCGAGGCGATCGACAACGGTAAGCCTATCCGCGAGACCCGCGATATCGACGTGCCGCTCGCCGCTCGCCACTTCTATCACCATGCAGGCTGGGCGCAGCTGCAGGAATCCGAGTTTGCCGATCAGCTGCCGGTCGGCGTCGTCGGTCAGGTCATTCCGTGGAACTTCCCGTTCCTGATGCTGGCCTGGAAGGTCGCGCCCGCTCTAGCGCTCGGCAACACCGTCATCCTGAAGCCGGCGGAATTCACGCCGCTGACGGCGCTGCTCTTTGCCGAACTCGCGGCTGCCGCAGGTCTTCCGGCCGGCGTGCTCAATGTCGTCACCGGCGAAGGTGAAACCGGCGCACTGATCGTCGAGCACTCGGACATCGACAAGATCGCCTTTACCGGCTCGACGGAGGTCGGCCGCCTCATCCGCGAGCGCACTGCCGGAACCGGCAAGTCGCTGACGCTCGAACTCGGCGGCAAGTCGCCGTTCATCGTCTTTGACGACGCCGATATCGACGGCGCGGTCGAAGGCGTGGTTGACGCCATATGGTTCAACCAGGGCCAGGTCTGCTGCGCCGGCTCGCGCATCCTCGTGCAGGAAGGCGTGGCGCCGCTCTTTTACGAGCGGCTGAAGCGCCGCATGCAGACGCTGCGCGTCGGCCATCCGCTCGACAAGGCCATCGACATGGCAGCGATCGTCGCGCCGGTGCAGCTTCAGCGGATCGAAGACCTGGTCGCCAAGGGTGTCGCCGAAGGGGCAGCCCTGCATCAGCCGAAGATCGAATTGCCGAAGGGCGGAAGTTTCTATCCGCCGACTTTGCTCACCGGTGTGCAGCCGACCTCGATCGTTGCCACCGAAGAGATCTTCGGTCCCGTCGCCGTCTCCATGACTTTCCGCACCCCGGAAGAGGCGATCCAGCTTGCCAACCACACGCGCTACGGCCTTGCCGCCAGCGTCTGGAGCGAGACCATCGGTCTGGCTCTGCATGTCGCGGCCAAGCTCGCGGCCGGCGTCGTCTGGGTCAATGCGACCAACCTCTTCGATGCTTCTGCCGGTTTCGGCGGCAAGCGCGAATCCGGCTTCGGCCGCGAGGGCGGTCGTGAGGGCTGCTACGAATACCTGAAGCCGAAGGCATGGCTCGGCCGCAAGCTGCGTCCCGCCGTCGCCGAACCGGTGCTGAAGCCCGTCGCCGGCGATTTCGCCATGCCTGACGTCGACCGTACCGCCAAGCTTTTCATCGGCGGCAAGCAGGCGCGGCCGGATGGCAACTATAACCGCAACGTGCTTTCGCCGAAGGGCAAGGTGCTTGGCGAGGTCGGCGAGGGCAACCGCAAGGACATCCGCAACGCGGTCGTCGCAGCGCAAGCCGCATCCGCCTGGTCCTCGGCAACGACGCACAACCGCGCGCAGATCCTCTATTACATCGCTGAAAACCTGAGTGGCCGCGCAGGCGAATTCGCCGATCGCATTGCCAACATGACCGGTGCGTCCTCAGCGAACGCCAAGGCAGAGGTCGAAGCCTCGATCGCGCGGCTCTTCACCTACGGTGCCTGGGCCGACAAGTACGAGGGCGCGATCCACCAGCCGCCGCTTCGCGGCGTCGCACTTGCGATCCCCGAGGCGATCGGCGTCGTCGGCGTCGTTTGCCCGCCGGAAGCGCCGCTGCTCGGCATGATCAGTCTTGTCGCGCCGCTGATCGCCACCGGCAACCGCGTCGTCGTCGTGCCGAGCGAACAGCATCCGCTTGCAGCAACCGATTTCTATACGGTTCTGGAAACATCCGACGTTCCGGCCGGTGTCGTCAACATCGTCACCGGTTCGACGATCGAACTGGCCAAGACGCTCGCAAGCCACAACGACGTGGATGCGCTCTGGGCTTTCGGCTCGGTGGAACTCTCGACCCTTGTCGAGAAGCTCTCGGTGGGCAACCTGAAACGCACCTTCGTCGACTACGGCAAGGCAACGAACTGGCTCGACCGCGAGGCGGCGGAAGGCCCGGCCTATCTGCGCCGCGCGACGGACGTCAAGAACATCTGGATCCCCTACGGCGAGTAG
- a CDS encoding ABC transporter ATP-binding protein, producing MRSTEKSVVLDVRHLRTEFGTKERPLVAVDDVSFQVGQGEILGLVGESGSGKSITLRSILGIIRPRGRVSGEILWNGQDLVPLDEARLRRIRGREIAMIFQEPMSSLNPLLTVGLQISENLVAHTDLDARARKARAIELLDLVGIPGARNRLDDFPHEFSGGMRQRVMIAIALASNPKLLLADEPTTALDVTIQDQILRLIQSLSRDLGMAVILVTHDMGVVAETCDRVAVMYGGRLCEVGTTTDVIADARHPYSLGLLRSIPRDVAPRTPLYSIPGAPPALNALPPGCAFSARCPVAGRECPDRRPSLEAIGSSRLVACHHLEDAQAHFGPREAAQ from the coding sequence ATGAGAAGTACAGAAAAATCCGTCGTGCTCGATGTCAGGCATCTGCGAACCGAGTTCGGGACGAAGGAGCGGCCGCTGGTGGCGGTCGACGACGTCTCGTTTCAGGTCGGGCAGGGCGAGATCCTCGGGCTCGTCGGCGAATCCGGTTCGGGCAAAAGCATCACGCTGCGCTCGATCCTCGGTATCATCCGACCGCGCGGCCGCGTGTCCGGCGAGATCCTCTGGAACGGCCAGGACCTCGTCCCGCTCGACGAGGCCCGGCTTCGCCGCATTCGCGGCCGTGAGATCGCGATGATCTTCCAGGAGCCAATGTCGTCGCTCAATCCGCTGCTGACCGTTGGCCTGCAGATCTCGGAAAACCTCGTGGCCCATACGGATCTCGATGCGAGGGCGCGCAAGGCGCGCGCGATCGAACTGCTCGATCTCGTCGGCATTCCCGGCGCGCGCAATCGTCTCGACGATTTCCCGCACGAGTTCTCCGGTGGCATGCGCCAGCGGGTGATGATTGCGATTGCGCTTGCTTCCAATCCGAAGCTGCTGCTTGCAGACGAGCCGACGACGGCGCTCGACGTCACCATTCAGGACCAGATCCTCAGGCTCATCCAGTCGCTGAGCCGCGATCTCGGCATGGCGGTGATCCTCGTCACCCACGACATGGGCGTCGTTGCCGAAACCTGCGATCGTGTCGCCGTCATGTATGGCGGCAGGCTTTGCGAAGTCGGCACGACGACGGATGTGATCGCCGATGCGCGCCATCCCTATTCCCTGGGCTTGCTGCGTTCGATCCCGCGCGACGTCGCCCCGCGAACGCCGCTCTATTCGATCCCCGGTGCGCCGCCGGCGCTAAACGCGCTGCCGCCCGGCTGCGCCTTTAGCGCCCGCTGTCCGGTCGCTGGGCGTGAATGTCCCGATCGTCGCCCGTCGCTCGAAGCGATCGGCTCGTCGCGGCTCGTTGCCTGCCATCATCTTGAGGATGCCCAAGCGCATTTCGGACCGCGGGAGGCGGCGCAATGA
- a CDS encoding aminopeptidase P family protein produces MDTRARPDISGRIGALRRKLAETGLDGYVVPRFDEHQGEYCAPHDHRLAFVSGFTGSAGVAIVMRDRAAIFVDGRYQVQVRDEVDLGTFTIEHFYDAPLKDWLKNNLRKGERVGFNAMLLPSTWDADCSRSVELAGGVWMPVDGDLVDAIWTDQPEKPLGKITAFPVANSGESVAEKKRRIAAMLAEQGADLLIEAQPDNIAWFLNVRGRDVAFNPMPQSFLIFDRAGQTEWLVDHRKLPNDLSDFELEDVAIAEPGQLLDRVTVMAAGRTALIDPGFAPSATAHATRAAGGTVQLAKSPITLAKMHKNATELAGFRDCHRLDGAAWVRFFAWLERHAEEREASGKPVSELEAEERILAYRQMAESFVEPSFRSISAAGGHAAMCHYAATEASNGLILKDGIYLLDSGGQYLTGTTDATRTTAIGPVSDEIRRAYTAVLKGLISMASLKFPRGSFGHQLDAFARRPLWDLGLDYDHGTGHGVGHFLSVHEQPQRFDRRVNEIELKPGMVTTIEPGYYKAGAYGIRIENQVEVVDDGDGFLSFRSLTLVPIDLRLADLGLLTTAERTWIDAYHRRVAQELDGLLEPETVGWLAERTAPIGA; encoded by the coding sequence ATGGATACGAGAGCAAGGCCGGACATCTCCGGCCGCATCGGCGCGCTACGCCGCAAACTTGCGGAAACCGGGCTCGACGGCTACGTCGTGCCGCGCTTCGACGAACATCAGGGCGAGTATTGCGCGCCGCATGACCATCGCCTGGCCTTCGTCTCCGGGTTTACCGGTTCGGCCGGCGTGGCGATCGTCATGCGCGACCGCGCGGCGATCTTCGTCGATGGTCGCTACCAGGTGCAGGTGCGAGACGAAGTGGATCTCGGCACCTTCACGATCGAGCACTTCTATGACGCTCCGCTCAAGGATTGGCTGAAGAACAATCTGCGCAAGGGCGAACGTGTCGGTTTCAACGCCATGCTTTTGCCGTCCACCTGGGATGCCGATTGCAGCCGTTCGGTCGAACTGGCCGGCGGCGTCTGGATGCCTGTCGATGGGGACCTTGTCGATGCGATCTGGACCGACCAGCCGGAAAAGCCGCTCGGCAAGATCACCGCCTTCCCGGTCGCCAATTCCGGCGAGAGCGTTGCTGAGAAGAAGCGCCGCATCGCCGCCATGCTGGCGGAGCAGGGAGCCGACCTCCTGATCGAAGCGCAGCCGGACAATATCGCCTGGTTCCTCAATGTCCGTGGCCGCGACGTCGCCTTCAACCCGATGCCGCAATCCTTCCTGATCTTCGATCGCGCCGGGCAGACGGAATGGCTGGTCGATCATCGCAAGCTCCCGAACGATCTCTCGGACTTCGAGCTTGAGGATGTTGCGATTGCCGAGCCTGGGCAGCTGCTTGATCGTGTCACGGTGATGGCGGCGGGGCGCACCGCCTTGATCGATCCCGGATTCGCCCCGTCGGCGACCGCGCATGCCACACGCGCCGCAGGCGGCACCGTGCAGCTCGCGAAGAGCCCGATCACGCTCGCCAAGATGCATAAGAACGCGACCGAGCTTGCGGGCTTCCGGGATTGTCACCGTCTGGATGGCGCCGCCTGGGTTCGCTTCTTTGCCTGGCTCGAGCGGCACGCCGAAGAACGGGAGGCGAGCGGCAAACCGGTGAGCGAACTGGAAGCGGAAGAGCGCATCCTCGCCTATCGCCAGATGGCCGAAAGCTTCGTCGAGCCGAGTTTTCGGTCGATTTCGGCGGCCGGCGGCCACGCGGCGATGTGCCATTATGCAGCCACCGAGGCGAGCAACGGGCTGATCCTCAAGGATGGCATCTATCTGCTCGATTCCGGTGGGCAGTATCTGACCGGCACCACCGATGCCACGCGCACGACGGCGATCGGTCCGGTCAGCGACGAGATCCGCCGCGCCTACACAGCCGTCCTCAAGGGGCTGATCTCCATGGCGTCGCTGAAATTCCCCAGGGGAAGCTTCGGCCATCAGCTCGACGCCTTTGCCCGCCGCCCGCTCTGGGATCTCGGTCTCGACTATGACCACGGAACTGGCCATGGGGTCGGTCACTTTCTCTCGGTACACGAACAGCCGCAGCGCTTCGATCGGCGCGTCAACGAGATCGAGCTGAAGCCGGGCATGGTGACGACGATCGAGCCGGGCTACTACAAGGCCGGCGCCTACGGCATCCGCATCGAGAACCAGGTGGAGGTGGTGGACGACGGCGACGGGTTCCTGAGCTTCCGGAGCCTGACGCTGGTGCCGATCGACCTGCGGCTCGCTGATCTGGGCCTGCTGACGACGGCTGAGCGGACCTGGATTGATGCCTATCACCGTCGCGTCGCGCAGGAGCTCGACGGCTTGCTTGAGCCGGAGACGGTCGGCTGGCTTGCCGAGCGGACGGCGCCGATCGGCGCGTGA
- a CDS encoding ABC transporter permease, translating to MPSLSYLVARLLQIIPTFLLVMIFIFLLVRMLPGDPAIAMAEAKATDAQLEQIRHNLGLDQPLPMQFLVFVKNTLTGDLGRSIMLKAPVTEVILSRLPTTIFLALYSVVLAVLLAGPLAFLAASRVNSPVDVAIRGVFQVGLSMPVFYIGLLLLTVLAAHLRWFPVGGYGKSFLANLYHLILPALSVALYTSAIILRNLRASLIEVLDAEYVQFARAKGLSPRIIMTRHVLRNALVSTVTLLGLSIGNLMSGTLVTETVFAIPGVGRLMLEAIFARDYPLIQGLTLTFAVLVSVVFLLTDVVQSWLDPRLRQS from the coding sequence ATGCCCTCACTTTCCTATCTCGTGGCACGGCTGCTGCAGATCATCCCGACGTTCCTGTTGGTAATGATCTTCATCTTCCTGCTCGTGCGCATGCTGCCGGGTGACCCGGCGATCGCCATGGCCGAGGCCAAGGCGACCGATGCTCAGCTTGAACAGATCCGGCACAATCTCGGTCTCGACCAGCCGCTGCCGATGCAGTTCCTCGTCTTTGTCAAGAACACGCTGACCGGCGATCTCGGCCGTTCGATCATGCTGAAGGCGCCGGTCACCGAGGTTATTCTCAGCCGGCTGCCGACGACGATATTCCTGGCGCTCTATTCGGTGGTGCTCGCGGTCTTGCTTGCCGGTCCGCTCGCCTTTCTTGCGGCATCGCGCGTCAACAGTCCGGTCGATGTCGCCATCCGTGGCGTCTTTCAGGTCGGCCTGTCCATGCCGGTCTTCTATATCGGGCTCCTGCTGTTGACCGTGCTTGCGGCGCATCTGCGCTGGTTTCCGGTCGGCGGCTACGGCAAGAGCTTTCTTGCCAACCTCTACCACCTGATCCTGCCCGCACTCAGCGTCGCGCTCTATACCTCGGCGATCATCCTGCGCAATCTCCGGGCCTCTCTGATCGAGGTGCTCGACGCGGAATACGTGCAATTCGCCCGTGCCAAGGGCCTGTCGCCGCGCATCATCATGACCCGGCATGTGCTGCGCAATGCGCTGGTCTCGACGGTGACGCTGCTGGGGCTTTCGATCGGCAACCTGATGAGCGGCACCTTGGTGACTGAGACGGTCTTTGCCATTCCCGGTGTCGGACGGCTGATGCTGGAGGCGATCTTTGCCCGCGACTATCCGCTGATCCAGGGCCTGACGCTCACCTTTGCCGTGCTCGTCTCCGTCGTCTTCCTTTTGACGGATGTCGTGCAATCCTGGCTCGATCCGAGGCTTCGCCAATCATGA
- a CDS encoding RbsD/FucU family protein has protein sequence MLKNIDPALNADVLHALRSMGHGDTLVISDTNFPSDAIARKTTLGTLLRIDNVSAARAVEAVLSVLPLDTPLQPSAGRMEVMGAPDEVLPVQQEVQAAIDRAEGRSAPMYGIERFKFYEEAKKAYCVITTGETRFYGCFLFTKGVIPPKT, from the coding sequence ATGCTGAAGAATATCGATCCGGCGCTGAATGCCGACGTGCTGCACGCGCTGAGGTCCATGGGACACGGCGACACGCTGGTCATCTCCGACACCAATTTCCCGTCCGACGCCATTGCCCGCAAGACCACGCTCGGCACGCTTTTGCGTATCGACAATGTCTCGGCCGCGCGCGCTGTCGAGGCGGTGCTTTCGGTGCTGCCACTCGATACGCCGCTGCAGCCCTCGGCCGGCCGCATGGAGGTGATGGGTGCGCCCGACGAAGTGCTACCGGTGCAGCAGGAAGTCCAGGCCGCGATCGATCGCGCCGAAGGCAGATCGGCGCCGATGTACGGCATCGAACGCTTCAAGTTCTACGAGGAAGCGAAGAAAGCCTATTGCGTCATCACGACGGGAGAGACGCGCTTCTACGGCTGCTTCCTCTTCACCAAGGGCGTCATACCGCCGAAGACCTGA
- a CDS encoding ABC transporter permease, with the protein MTVLTQSHARTQGRLTAFLARAFARPSFVIGIAILGLSLALALFPQLFAPYDPLAFDLQAIQQGPSLAHPFGTDNFGRDVLSRVIWAYRVDMQMAFFATIFALLIGLTVGAFVGYYGGIADVIFGRCVDAIITFPFLVLVIAIVAVLGPGLVNMYVAITAVNWVYYARLTRAEIMAQKANDYAAAGRVLGYSDRRIIFRHLLPNAISPILVYWMTDMALAILLGSSLGYLGLGAQPPAAEWGVLIAEGRNFLMTAWWMSLMPGIAIVLTGLGFSLVGDALADLLRPKGR; encoded by the coding sequence ATGACGGTTCTGACGCAATCCCATGCGCGGACGCAGGGGCGGCTGACCGCCTTTCTGGCACGCGCCTTCGCCCGCCCGTCCTTCGTGATCGGCATCGCCATTCTCGGCCTGTCGCTCGCGCTTGCGCTGTTTCCTCAGCTCTTTGCGCCCTATGATCCGCTGGCCTTCGATCTCCAGGCGATCCAACAGGGACCAAGCCTTGCGCATCCCTTCGGCACCGACAATTTCGGCCGAGACGTGCTTTCGCGCGTCATCTGGGCCTATCGGGTCGATATGCAGATGGCCTTCTTCGCGACGATCTTCGCGCTCCTGATCGGGCTCACCGTCGGCGCGTTCGTCGGCTACTACGGCGGTATCGCCGACGTGATCTTCGGCCGCTGCGTCGACGCGATCATCACCTTTCCGTTCCTGGTCCTGGTGATCGCGATCGTCGCCGTCCTCGGCCCGGGCCTCGTCAACATGTATGTGGCGATCACCGCGGTGAACTGGGTCTATTACGCCCGGCTGACGCGCGCCGAAATCATGGCGCAGAAGGCCAACGACTATGCCGCCGCCGGTCGCGTGCTCGGCTATTCCGATCGCCGCATCATCTTCCGCCATCTGCTGCCGAACGCGATCTCGCCGATCCTCGTCTATTGGATGACCGACATGGCGCTCGCGATCCTGCTCGGCTCGTCGCTCGGCTATCTCGGCCTCGGCGCGCAGCCGCCGGCCGCCGAATGGGGCGTGCTGATCGCCGAGGGACGCAATTTCCTGATGACGGCCTGGTGGATGAGCCTGATGCCGGGCATAGCCATCGTCCTGACCGGGCTCGGCTTCAGCCTCGTCGGCGACGCGCTCGCCGATCTGCTTCGACCGAAGGGGCGCTGA
- a CDS encoding ABC transporter ATP-binding protein, whose protein sequence is MTMPMSTSGAPLLSLRALSIQFEKRRSLSDTLARRPQQVVSAVNGIDLDVMPGETLGIVGESGCGKSTLARLIAGLHRPTSGDILFEGESVVGLKGARRRAYNRRVQMMFQDPYTSLNPRMTVRDTLREAITVHRMREGAAIDRRVDELLELVRLPDGAADKFPHEFSGGQRQRIGIARALSLEPTCLVADELVSALDVSVQAQVVNLLIELQDELGLTVLFVAHDLRLVRHVSHRVAVIYLGAIVEIGPSEALFSKPMHPYSKGLLAAAPSLDPGARRRAPALSGELPSPLAIPPGCPFHVRCPHATELCRHEKPALRPVGSGMTACHFAETVGDA, encoded by the coding sequence ATGACTATGCCTATGTCAACCAGCGGCGCTCCCTTGCTCTCGCTCCGTGCGCTATCGATCCAGTTCGAGAAACGGCGTTCGTTGTCGGACACGCTGGCCCGGCGCCCGCAGCAGGTCGTCTCGGCGGTTAACGGCATCGATCTCGATGTGATGCCCGGCGAGACGCTCGGGATCGTCGGCGAGTCCGGCTGCGGCAAGTCGACACTCGCGCGCCTGATCGCCGGCCTGCACCGGCCGACATCAGGCGATATCCTGTTTGAGGGCGAGAGTGTCGTGGGCCTCAAGGGGGCACGGCGGCGCGCCTACAACCGGCGCGTCCAGATGATGTTCCAGGACCCCTACACCTCGCTCAATCCGCGCATGACCGTGCGCGATACCCTGCGAGAGGCGATCACGGTGCACCGCATGCGCGAGGGTGCGGCGATCGACCGCAGGGTGGACGAGCTGCTCGAGCTCGTGCGGTTGCCCGATGGAGCCGCGGACAAGTTCCCGCATGAATTCTCCGGTGGCCAGCGGCAGCGCATCGGCATTGCGCGGGCGCTGTCGCTGGAGCCGACCTGTCTCGTCGCGGACGAATTGGTCTCGGCACTCGACGTTTCGGTGCAGGCGCAGGTCGTCAATCTGCTGATCGAGCTTCAGGACGAGCTCGGCCTGACGGTGTTGTTCGTCGCGCACGACCTTCGCCTCGTGCGCCATGTCTCGCACCGCGTCGCCGTCATCTATCTCGGCGCCATCGTCGAGATCGGACCGTCGGAGGCGCTGTTTTCGAAGCCGATGCATCCCTATTCCAAGGGGCTGCTTGCGGCCGCACCATCGCTCGACCCGGGCGCCAGGCGTCGTGCGCCGGCACTGTCGGGCGAACTGCCGAGCCCGCTCGCCATCCCGCCCGGCTGCCCCTTTCATGTGCGTTGCCCGCACGCGACCGAGCTTTGCCGCCACGAAAAGCCGGCGCTGCGTCCGGTCGGATCCGGCATGACCGCCTGCCATTTCGCCGAGACGGTCGGCGACGCCTGA